CCGCCACCCATCATGCCCATGCCGCCACCCATCATGCCCATGCCGCCACCCATCATGCCCATGCCGCCACCCATCATGCCCATGCCGCCACCCGGCATGCCCATGCCCCCCTGCATCATCGGACAACCCATCATGGCCGATTGCATGCCCCGGGCCATGCCCATGTTCTCCTGCATGGTCTGCATGTGCTCGTCCATGATCTTCTGGCGTTCTTCGGCGGTCTTCGCCTTCGCCAGCCGTTCGAGTTGGATGCGCATTCGGCCCAGGTTGTCCAGCATCTTCTGCACGGTCTTGCCATCCGGCTGTGCCTGTGCAGTTTGTGCCCCACCGGGTTGCGATGGGTGGTGTGCATCATCGGCAAGCGCCGGCATGGCCAAGACGATGGAGGCAGCGATAGCGGAAAGTGTGATCGTTTTCATGGTGTTGCTCCTTTGCTGAAGTTTCAATGACGGGCGAAGGACGACGTGCTGCCGTCCTGGCGCACGAGGAAGATTTCGTAGGGCTGCTTGCCGGGCATGTCCATGCCGGGCGCGCTTTGCGGCATACCAGGCGAGACGAGACCCTTCGCCTTCGGCTTTTCTGTCAGCAGGCGCTTGACGTCATCCGCCGGAACGTGGCCCTCGACCAGATAGCCGCCGACCTCGGCGGTGTGACAGGAACCCATACCGACTGGCACGCCCAGCCGCTGCTTGTGCGGCGTGACATCGTTCATTTCGTGGGTGACGACCTTAAAGCCGTTCGCCTTCATGTGCTCCACCCATTTGCCGCAGCAGCCGCAGGTCGGGCTTTTGTATACCTCGACAGTCGGCAGGGAGGCTGCGGCCCAGGCGGCTGGCGTGAGCAGTGCAAACAGGACGGCGGCGCGGATTGCTGGTTTCATGAGAGACTCCTTTCTGATTCGATGAATCCAGTATGAAGTACAAACACCTACGCCAGTCTGACCGCAAGATTACATTGCTGTCATCTGCGCATTGCGAGGTGCCAAGGTCGTTCAACCCAGATTGTCCATTGGAACGCGAGCGGGTATCGAAAGCGAGGGCGAGCAGGTTTGGGTCTCCGCGACGAGCCAATAACAGTGTCTGGCGATACGCGGGGGCGCAAAGATGCCGCCCGCAGACCGAAAACCGCCGCGTAGGGCGTTGAAATGATCGTATCGGATGTTCATGACGAATCAGCCCGGTCTAATGGATAATCTGGGTTCAATGCATCATGTGCCCGGAGTGGCCGTCTTGCGCCATG
This genomic interval from Sulfuricystis multivorans contains the following:
- a CDS encoding DUF411 domain-containing protein, encoding MKPAIRAAVLFALLTPAAWAAASLPTVEVYKSPTCGCCGKWVEHMKANGFKVVTHEMNDVTPHKQRLGVPVGMGSCHTAEVGGYLVEGHVPADDVKRLLTEKPKAKGLVSPGMPQSAPGMDMPGKQPYEIFLVRQDGSTSSFARH